The Acidobacteriota bacterium DNA segment CCACCAGCTCGAGGACGTCGTCACGCAGTACTTCGGCGTGGCCGTCAGCAGTCACCGCGTCGAGGACCTGGCGCGCGAAGGCCGCCGCGTCGCACGCGGCAGCCCGTCGCCCGACGCCATCGAGCGGGCCGCGGCGCACGTCGACACGTGCGCGCGGGGGTTCTTCGCCGACCTGCAATGGGGACGGGCAGCGGCGACGACGCGCGCGGCGAGGGAGGGCCTCTTCGACGAACGCGTGCGCCTGACGCCAGACTTGCTCGACCTGGCCGGCGAGTCGGGGCTCGAGCTGACGGGCGCGCTCGATGCCCTCGCCCGGACCGCGGCCAGCCTGCCCGACGCGTCGGAAGACGTGCGTTCGGTCGGTCGTCGCGCAGGCGAGCTCGGCCACGACCTGCGCATGCTGCTGCGCGCGGAGGACCCCGCGTTCGTCTACTTCCTGGAGGTCCGGGGCCGCACGGTGTTCCTCCGCGCCACGCCCATCGACGTGGCGGCCATCGTCCGGAGCGCGCTGGTCGACCGGTTCCGATCGGTCGTGTTCACCTCGGCGACCCTGGCGGTCGACGCGTCGTTCGCCTACGCGAAGGCCAGGCTGGGCGTGAACGAAGCCGAGAGCATCCGCCTGCCGTCGGAGTTCGACTACCGGTCGCAGGCCCTGCTCTACCTACCGCCACGCATGCCCGACCCCCGCTCGCCGTCGTTCGGCGAACACGCGGCGCGCGAGGTCGTCGAGATCCTCCAGCGCACGGAGGGCCGGGCCTTCGTCCTCTTCACGAGCTACGCCACGCTCCGCGACGTGCAGGCGAGGATTGCCTCCCGCCTGCCCTACCCGCTGATGGTGCAAGGCACCGCGCCCCGCTCGCTGCTCGTCGACGCGTTCCGCGGGACGCCGAATGCCGTCCTGCTCGCCACCTCGAGCTTCTGGCAGGGCGTCGACGTCGCGGGCGAGGCGCTGAGCTGCGTGGTCGTCGACAAGCTGCCATTTGCCTCGCCCGCCGACCCGATCGTCCAGGCTCGGATCGAGGCCATCGCCGCGCGGGGGGGTGACGCCTTCTCGGACTACCAGGTGCCGTTTGCTATCCTGACCCTGCTGCAGGGGCTCGGCCGCCTGCTGCGCACCCGGAGCGACCGTGGCGTGCTCGCGGTGCTCGACCCGAGGCTGCGGACCAAGGGGTACGGCCGGCGGTTCCTCGAGGCCCTGCCGCCGGCGCCGATCACGCACCGGCTCGACGACATCGAGCGGTTCTTCGCCGCCCCGTAGGACGGCACGGCGGGACTCGCCGCGCCGGGGCACCACCCCGCGCGCCGACGGGGACGTCACCGCCCGGCGACGTAACCTCGGCGATGCCGGACCTTCAGGGACGGATCCGCGAGGCGCACCCGGATCGAGTGGTAGGTGTCGTCGGCCGGACGGGGCGCGGCGTACCCCAGGAGGTACTGCGAGTTCAGCTCCTCGGCGATGCGGGCGGTCGCATCGACGAGGTCCACGCTGTCGCGGACGATCTCGGTGTAGCCGCCCGAATCGTCGGTGATTTCGCGCAGGGCGTACGGATCGGGACGACCGCTCACGGGCCGCCGCCCGGGCTGGTCGATGGCGATGGCGTAGACGAACGCGTCGCTGCGCCTCAACTCGGCGCGCAGCCGCGGCAGTCCGATGTCGCTGGCCGTGTCGGCGCCGTCGGAGATCACGACGAGGGCGGCGCGCTGGTGACGCCGCGTGTCGAACCGAGGCAGGGCATCGGCGATCGCGTCGTACATGGCCGTGCCTCCGGAAGGCACGACCGCGTCGAGCACGTGCGCCAGACTGGCGGGCTGCAGTGTCCACGGGGCGATCTCGCGCGGGCGATGGTTGAAGGCGACGAGAAACGCCTCGTCCTCCGGGTCGAGCAGGTCGCTCACGAATCGGCGGAGCGCGAAGCGCGCGTCCTCGATGCGACGGCCCGTCATGCTCTCGCTCACGTCGAGCACGATGCCGAGGCTGACCGGCACGCGATCGGTCACAAACTGCGTGAGCGGCTGCGGGTCGCCGTTGTCGGAGACGCGAAAGTCGCTGGCCGTGAGACCGGTGACCAGCCGGCCGTCGGCATCGCGCACGGTCGCCGTCACCATGACGACGTCGACGCGACCGCGCCACTGCGGCGTCCCGCCCGGAGCGACCGGCACGACCGGCGACTGGCGGGCGTCCGCCACGAGGACGGCGGCGACGATCGCGACGACACCGGCGGCGAATCGGGTGGAGGCGCGCATGACCCTGGCCTGATCCCGCATGCTACACTTTCGGCGACGGCATGTCCCCAGCACTCGCCCAGGCCACTGGCGTGGCCCGCGCCCCAGCCCGCACGCCAAACGGCGCCGGCCCGGCTGCGGCCCGACCCTTCCTCAAGTGGGCCGGCGGGAAACGGCAGCTCCTGCCGGCGCTGCGCCCGTTCTACCCGGGCCAGTTCGGCGCCTACTTCGAGCCGTTCGTGGGCAGCGGCGCGGTGTTCTTCGATCTGCACCAGCTCGGGCGCCTCGATGGCCACCGCGCGACCCTCGCCGACACCAACCTCGATGTCGTCGCGTGCTACGAGGCCATCCAGCACGACGTCGCGCCGGTCGTCCGCCATCTGCGCGCGCTCGAGGCCCGGCACGCGCAGGATGGGGAGGCGTGCTATTACGACGTTCGCGACCGCCACTTCAACCCGCTGCGCCGGCGCCCTGGGGCGCTCCGCCGCCATCGCGCTCGACTCGCCGCGATGGTGATCTACCTGAACCGCACCGGGTTCAACGGGCTGTTCCGGTTGAACGCCGCGGGCGATTTCAACGTCCCGACCGGGCGGTACGCGCATCCCCGGATCTGTGACGCTGACAACCTGCGCGCCGTCGGCCACGCGCTCAGACGCGGCCGCGTCGACATGCGCGCCGGGTCGTTCGAGTTCGTGCTCGACGAGGCCCGGCCCGGAGACTTCCTGTACTTCGATCCGCCGTACGCCCCGGTTTCACCGACGGCCCGCTTCACCCATTACACGTCCGGAGGCTTCGGCGACGACGACCAGCGGCGGCTCCAGGCCACCGTGGTCGAGCTGGCGTCTCGCGGCTGTCAGGTCCTCGTGTCGAACTCCGTGGCCCCGATCGTCCACGACCTGTACGTGGCGAGCGGGACGGCTCGCGCGGCCGGCCTGGAGGTCCACCGCGTACCGGCGCGTCGCGCCATCAATTCGGCCGCCGGCCGACGGGGCGTCGTCGACGAGTTCGTCATCACGAACATCCGGCCCGACCGCCTCGCGACACCCGCTCCGACCGGTGGTTTGCACCGCGACGGGCGTGGCGAGTGGATGCCGGCACCCCTCGAGCTCCGGCGTTGAGCCCGCCGGAACGTCGCCCGCCACACCGGCACTGACGCCGGTCGGACCGCCGGTTTGCTGCCGAAAAGCGGTCCCCGCGACGCGGGGACCGCCGGAGTGGGTGTAAACTGAGGCCAGCCGACCGGTCCCCAGGTCCATTCTTCCGGAGGGTGTATACATGCTTCGTGACATTCTCAGCCGCCGGATGGTGACGCTTGCCGCGCTCGTCACCGCCGTCGCGCTCAGTGTTCCTGCGTTCGCCCAGTCCACCGGGATGGTCAAGGGAAAGGTCGTCGACGGGGCGGGCAACCTGGTCGACGGCGCGAAGGTCGTCATCGAGTTCCTCGATGGCGTGACCCGCAAGTACGAGACCAAGACCAACCGTCGCGGCGAGTTCATCCAGATCGGCCTGAGCTCGGGCAACTACCGTGTCACCGCGTCGAAGGACGGCGTGGGCGCGCAGGCCTTCGACGTCAGGGTGAGGCTCGGGCAGACCGCCGAGGTCAACTTCCAACTCGTGCCGGGTGGCGCGGCCGAGATGATGTCACCCGAGGAGGCGAAGAAGCTCGAGGCCTTCAAGAAGATCTTCGAGGCCGGCGTCGCCGCCAGCAACGCCGGCGATCACGACGGCGCCATCGCGAGCTTCCAGGAGGCGCTGGTCGCCGATCCCGACTGTTACGCTTGCCAGTACAACATCGGCGGGTCGCACGCCGCGAAGAAGGACTTCCTGGCGGCCGAGGAAGCGTTCAAGAAGGCCATCGCCATGCGGCCCGACTCCCCCGAGCCGTACAACGCGCTCGCCAACGTCTACAACGCCGAGCGCAAGTTCGACGAGGCCGCGAAGATGACCGAGGAAGCGGCCAAGCGCGTCGGGGCGGGCGGTGCCGGCGCCGGCGACGCGGACTCGCTGTTCAACCAGGGCGTGATCTTCTGGAACGCCGGCAAGATTCCCGACGCGAAGAAGCAGTTCGAGCAGGCGGTCAAGCTGAACCCGAACATGGCCGACGCACACTACTGGCTCGGCATGGCGCTGCTCAACGAGGGCAACCTGCCCTCAGCGGCCGAGCACTTCGACGCCTACGTGAACCTCGCGCCGGACGGGCAATACGCCGACCAGGCCAAGGGCGTGCTGTCGCAGATCAAGAAGTGACCGACGCGCCCCTCGCCGAGATCGTCGGCGAACACGTGCGGGCGGTCCGTTCGCGCATCGAACGGGCCGCCGCCCGGGCCAGCCGCGCCCCTTCCTCCGTCCGTCTCATCGCAGTCTCCAAGACCTTCGGGCCGGACCACGTCAGGGCGGCGATGGCGGCTGGCCAGACGGAGTTCGGCGAGAACCGCGTCCAGGAAGCCCTACAGAAAATCGACGCTCTGGCCGACACCAGATGTGGGTGGCACCTGATCGGGCACCTGCAGTCGAACAAGGCCCGAAAAGCGGTCGGTCCGTTCGTGATGGTGCAGTCGGTCGACAGCCTCGATCTGCTCCTCCGGCTCGAACGGGTCGCCGGTGAGGCCGCCCACCAGATCGAGGTGCTGGTGCAGGCCGACCTGGCCGGCGAGGCGACGAAGTTCGGCGCGCCTCCGGGCGAGGTCGACCGCATGTTCGACGCCGCGGCGCGCCTCGAGGCGGTCCGGGTCGTCGGCCTGATGCTGCTGCCGCCGCTGTTTGACGACCCGGAGGCGACGCGGCCGTATTTCCGCCGCCTGCGCGCGCTGCGCGATGGGCTGGCCGCACGAGGCGTGCCGGCCGCGATGCTTCGCGAGCTGTCGATGGGCATGAGTCACGACTTCGAGGTCGCCATCGAGGAGGGCGCGACGATCGTCCGGGTCGGCAGCGCCATCTTCGGCGCCCGGAGTTGAGGGACAGGACGTCCCGGGGAGAACGTTCGATGAAAGTCACGCCGCTCGATCTGCGCCAGACCCAGTTCGGGACCGCCATGCGCGGGTACGACAAGCAGGAGGTGCGCGGCTTCCTCAACGAGGCCGCCGATGCGTACGAGCAGGTGCTCCGCGACCTCGACCGGCTCCGCCAGGAGTTGCTGCGCGCCGAGGAGGCCCTCGCCGAGCACCGCGAGCGGGAAGTGAGCCTGCGGAACACGCTCCTGACGGCCCAGCGGCTCGCCGACCAGATTCGCGAGAACGCCGAGCAGGAGTCGAAGATGCTGATCCGCGAGGCCGAAGGCCGCGCCGACCTGATCCTGCAGAAGGCGCAGTCGCGGCTCGAGGAGGTCGACCGCGACATCCACGAACTCAAGCTCCGGCGCCGCGACGTCGAGGCCTCGCTCGAGGCGTCCATCGCCGGCCTGAACAACGCGCTGAGCTTCGTGCGGTCGAAGGACGCGGCCGAGAAGGACGACAAGCTGCTGCTGCACCGGCCGCGTCAGGCGGACGTGCCCGCCGCACCCGCGCCGAGGGAGGTGCGCGCGGCGGCGTCCGGCCACGGACCGATTCAGCTGCCACCCTCGCCGCTCGGCCCCCCCGAGGCGCCCTGACCCGGCCGAACGCCGGGTGACGGCGGGCCGTGCCGCCCCTCCCCTCGTTCCTGCACCCGCACTCCGACGGCTGTCTCGTCGAGGTGCGTGTCGTCCCGCGGGCCGGCCGGACCGCGCTCGCCGGGGCGCGAGGTGGGGCGCTGCTCGTCCGCCTCGCCGCCGCACCCGTCGAGGGAGCCGCCAACGAGGCGTTGATCGAGCTGATCGCCGGGGCGCTCGGCGTGCCGAAGCGGCAGGTCGTCGTCGTCGCGGGTGCCCGCTCGCGGGCCAAGCGTGTCGTCGTCCACGGGCTCACGGCCGAGGCGGCCGCGCGGGCGCTCAGGGAATGAGATCGCCGTACCTGGGCGGCTCACCCTCGACCTTGACGACGAACTCCCAGGGGTAGGTGCGGGTGGGGAAGTACTCGAGGTCGACCCAGTAGCTGGCGTCGATGATCGTGACCTGGTTGACCTTCCTGACGCGGACCACGTTCGGGTCGAGCGGCACGTCCATGCTCGTCGCCAGCGCCAGCACCCGCTGGCGAATGTCCTGCTCGCTGCGCGCGGCGGAGAACTTCGCGGTCTCGGCGACCGCGTCCTTGAACTTGATGTGGGTCCAGAACACCGGCGTGATCTTGAACCCGGCGTAGAGCACGAGCCCGACGACGAGAAGCTTGATCAGGTTGCGGAACATCGCTGCATCGCCTCCGGCGGGTCGAGGTCAACGAATCTGGTGCAGCAGGCGGCTCCAGCGCGTCTGGGTGAAGATGCCCGTGACGAGCGACAACGGTCCCTGGCTCGCCCCTGCCGACGAATCGAACGACCAGTAGACGACGAGCGCGCGGCCCTTCACGTAGCTGGCGGGCAGGAAGCTCCAGTACCGGCTGTCCTGGGAGTTGTCGCGGTTGTCTCCCATCACGAAGTAGTGCCCGGCGGGCACCGTGACGGGCCCGAACGCCTCGCGCACGTCGTATGACGTGAACTCGTGCGCCGTTGGCGAGGACGGGGGTTGAAGGTAGTGCACGTAGGGCTCGTCGAGGGGCTGGCCGTCGATGTAGACCACCTTGCGTCTCACCTCGAGGGTCTCGCCGGGCAGGCCGATCACGCGCTTGATGAAGTCCCGCTCCGGGTCTTCAGGGTATTTGAACACGACGACGTCGCCCCGCGCGACCGACGTCATGGGCAGCACCGCCCGTTCCAGGGAGCCGAGCGAGGGTCCGAAGACGAACTTGTTCACCAGGAGGTGGTCGCCGACGAGCAGGTTGTTCTCCATCGACCCGGTCGGGATC contains these protein-coding regions:
- a CDS encoding ATP-dependent DNA helicase; the encoded protein is MPDVPPVPGNGGLIDAVRQAFAPDGHLARTLDGFELRPGQQAMAEAVASVFDRGGHLLAEAGTGTGKTLAYLIPAILARERVVVSTGTKNLQEQILEKDLPVLRQALGTPFTATCMKGRGNYLCLHRFEAFRAAPTLETPADRVALALLEHWAPTTTVGDRAEVDELPEQVSFWNDVAATTDNCLGAECPRFADCFVTRMRQRAAASDVVIVNHHLLCADAALRHHDFGEVVPETPWLVVDEAHQLEDVVTQYFGVAVSSHRVEDLAREGRRVARGSPSPDAIERAAAHVDTCARGFFADLQWGRAAATTRAAREGLFDERVRLTPDLLDLAGESGLELTGALDALARTAASLPDASEDVRSVGRRAGELGHDLRMLLRAEDPAFVYFLEVRGRTVFLRATPIDVAAIVRSALVDRFRSVVFTSATLAVDASFAYAKARLGVNEAESIRLPSEFDYRSQALLYLPPRMPDPRSPSFGEHAAREVVEILQRTEGRAFVLFTSYATLRDVQARIASRLPYPLMVQGTAPRSLLVDAFRGTPNAVLLATSSFWQGVDVAGEALSCVVVDKLPFASPADPIVQARIEAIAARGGDAFSDYQVPFAILTLLQGLGRLLRTRSDRGVLAVLDPRLRTKGYGRRFLEALPPAPITHRLDDIERFFAAP
- a CDS encoding VWA domain-containing protein, with protein sequence MRASTRFAAGVVAIVAAVLVADARQSPVVPVAPGGTPQWRGRVDVVMVTATVRDADGRLVTGLTASDFRVSDNGDPQPLTQFVTDRVPVSLGIVLDVSESMTGRRIEDARFALRRFVSDLLDPEDEAFLVAFNHRPREIAPWTLQPASLAHVLDAVVPSGGTAMYDAIADALPRFDTRRHQRAALVVISDGADTASDIGLPRLRAELRRSDAFVYAIAIDQPGRRPVSGRPDPYALREITDDSGGYTEIVRDSVDLVDATARIAEELNSQYLLGYAAPRPADDTYHSIRVRLADPSLKVRHRRGYVAGR
- a CDS encoding Dam family site-specific DNA-(adenine-N6)-methyltransferase — its product is MSPALAQATGVARAPARTPNGAGPAAARPFLKWAGGKRQLLPALRPFYPGQFGAYFEPFVGSGAVFFDLHQLGRLDGHRATLADTNLDVVACYEAIQHDVAPVVRHLRALEARHAQDGEACYYDVRDRHFNPLRRRPGALRRHRARLAAMVIYLNRTGFNGLFRLNAAGDFNVPTGRYAHPRICDADNLRAVGHALRRGRVDMRAGSFEFVLDEARPGDFLYFDPPYAPVSPTARFTHYTSGGFGDDDQRRLQATVVELASRGCQVLVSNSVAPIVHDLYVASGTARAAGLEVHRVPARRAINSAAGRRGVVDEFVITNIRPDRLATPAPTGGLHRDGRGEWMPAPLELRR
- a CDS encoding tetratricopeptide repeat protein, producing MLRDILSRRMVTLAALVTAVALSVPAFAQSTGMVKGKVVDGAGNLVDGAKVVIEFLDGVTRKYETKTNRRGEFIQIGLSSGNYRVTASKDGVGAQAFDVRVRLGQTAEVNFQLVPGGAAEMMSPEEAKKLEAFKKIFEAGVAASNAGDHDGAIASFQEALVADPDCYACQYNIGGSHAAKKDFLAAEEAFKKAIAMRPDSPEPYNALANVYNAERKFDEAAKMTEEAAKRVGAGGAGAGDADSLFNQGVIFWNAGKIPDAKKQFEQAVKLNPNMADAHYWLGMALLNEGNLPSAAEHFDAYVNLAPDGQYADQAKGVLSQIKK
- a CDS encoding YggS family pyridoxal phosphate-dependent enzyme, which translates into the protein MTDAPLAEIVGEHVRAVRSRIERAAARASRAPSSVRLIAVSKTFGPDHVRAAMAAGQTEFGENRVQEALQKIDALADTRCGWHLIGHLQSNKARKAVGPFVMVQSVDSLDLLLRLERVAGEAAHQIEVLVQADLAGEATKFGAPPGEVDRMFDAAARLEAVRVVGLMLLPPLFDDPEATRPYFRRLRALRDGLAARGVPAAMLRELSMGMSHDFEVAIEEGATIVRVGSAIFGARS
- a CDS encoding DivIVA domain-containing protein, translated to MKVTPLDLRQTQFGTAMRGYDKQEVRGFLNEAADAYEQVLRDLDRLRQELLRAEEALAEHREREVSLRNTLLTAQRLADQIRENAEQESKMLIREAEGRADLILQKAQSRLEEVDRDIHELKLRRRDVEASLEASIAGLNNALSFVRSKDAAEKDDKLLLHRPRQADVPAAPAPREVRAAASGHGPIQLPPSPLGPPEAP
- a CDS encoding DUF167 domain-containing protein produces the protein MHPHSDGCLVEVRVVPRAGRTALAGARGGALLVRLAAAPVEGAANEALIELIAGALGVPKRQVVVVAGARSRAKRVVVHGLTAEAAARALRE
- the lepB gene encoding signal peptidase I, with translation MKGRKAGAAKDTGRAWRKSTTREYFESIVIAVILALFIRTWVVQAFKIPTGSMENNLLVGDHLLVNKFVFGPSLGSLERAVLPMTSVARGDVVVFKYPEDPERDFIKRVIGLPGETLEVRRKVVYIDGQPLDEPYVHYLQPPSSPTAHEFTSYDVREAFGPVTVPAGHYFVMGDNRDNSQDSRYWSFLPASYVKGRALVVYWSFDSSAGASQGPLSLVTGIFTQTRWSRLLHQIR